Genomic DNA from Banduia mediterranea:
ACGCTTGCGCAATCTCCGTCATCACGCGTGCCGAAGTCCTCGCTGGCTTCGATGAGGATGGCGCGCGCCTGGCGTTGGCGCTCTTGAATGTCTTCGTCACCTTTCCGGTGACCGTCGAAGTGGCGGACACCGCCGCTGCAATGCGGCGCACGCAGCGCTGGAAATTGCCGGATGCGCTACAGGCCGCCATC
This window encodes:
- a CDS encoding PIN domain-containing protein, whose amino-acid sequence is MKYLLDSVVLIDHFNGIQAATGFLAEHGDACAISVITRAEVLAGFDEDGARLALALLNVFVTFPVTVEVADTAAAMRRTQRWKLPDALQAAIAKHHELALVTRNTRDFQAGGTPEVWVPYRL